From a single Bacteroidota bacterium genomic region:
- a CDS encoding DUF5060 domain-containing protein → MRYLLPFCVLLNWSVVCAAPSISNIVFPNTIGKYQKFEISFDLGTYNNPYDYDEIDCWAEFVSPSGKVSKVFGFYYEGYLKTDDGAATSNEILVPTGGNHWKFRFSPHETGHWTFSMTARDSSGTTTEPMTNHFTFEVTPTDEKGFISAANNRYLKYDSGDPYFPIGDSYPWWLVAPWRASSNGTEKGTNIAKHYMDGMAANGVTYNRFELNFYEGLSLTGRDFVLQKTFYSYYNQHDAWQLDEVMDYAKEKGVNINLALWAAADFVDPRKLLLCGPCYPSNGVHSRYEFARNSSFRNRLWMFLALQPLLFLRGCEVSANFPRQGWSMQEQIRIFLASRVDQPAKKAIPVHRESLGILHEFDGI, encoded by the coding sequence ATGAGATACTTACTGCCTTTTTGCGTCCTACTGAACTGGAGTGTCGTTTGTGCTGCTCCAAGTATCAGCAATATCGTCTTTCCCAACACGATTGGAAAGTACCAGAAATTCGAAATCAGCTTTGACCTTGGGACCTACAACAACCCCTATGACTATGATGAAATTGATTGTTGGGCCGAATTTGTCTCCCCGTCGGGAAAAGTGTCCAAAGTCTTTGGTTTCTACTACGAAGGCTACTTGAAAACCGACGATGGTGCTGCGACTTCCAACGAAATCTTGGTCCCGACGGGTGGGAACCATTGGAAATTCCGCTTTTCACCTCATGAAACTGGTCATTGGACGTTTTCAATGACTGCTCGGGATTCGAGTGGAACCACGACTGAGCCAATGACCAACCACTTCACCTTTGAGGTCACGCCTACCGACGAGAAGGGATTCATTTCTGCTGCGAACAATCGGTATCTGAAATACGATTCAGGAGATCCCTATTTCCCGATCGGGGATTCCTACCCTTGGTGGTTAGTCGCACCCTGGCGCGCCAGTAGCAATGGCACAGAAAAAGGAACCAACATTGCCAAACACTACATGGACGGCATGGCGGCCAATGGCGTGACCTACAATCGATTCGAATTGAACTTTTATGAAGGACTCAGCCTCACCGGCAGGGATTTTGTGCTTCAAAAGACTTTTTACAGCTATTACAATCAGCACGATGCATGGCAGCTTGACGAGGTGATGGACTATGCCAAGGAAAAGGGAGTGAATATCAACCTCGCTTTATGGGCTGCAGCTGACTTCGTGGATCCCCGGAAGTTACTACTATGTGGACCCTGTTACCCAAGCAATGGTGTACATTCCAGATACGAATTCGCAAGGAATTCCAGTTTCAGGAACCGGTTATGGATGTTTCTCGCTCTACAACCCCTACTATTTCTACGAGGATGCGAGGTATCGGCCAACTTCCCCCGACAAGGTTGGTCCATGCAAGAGCAAATACGAATTTTTCTCGCATCCAGAGTCGATCAGCCAGCAAAAAAAGCTATTCCGGTACATCGTGAGTCGTTGGGGATACTGCACGAATTTGATGGCATTTGA
- a CDS encoding proline--tRNA ligase: protein MSQKLPTRAEDYSQWYIEIVKRAELAQNSPTRGCMVIRPYGYSIWEKMQAQLDGMFKETGHVNAYFPLLIPKSFLSKEAQHVEGFAMECAVVTHHRLRRNAAGTGVEVDPEAKLEEEYIIRPTSETIIWDTYRDWIQSYRDLPLLINQWANVMRWEMKPRLFLRTAEFLWQEGHTAHATAEEAVEETMKMLDVYTKFAEEFLAIPVIRGLKPEHEKFPGAVDTYCIEAMMQDGKALQAGTSHFLGQNFAKAFDVTFLDQANQRDHVWATSWGVSTRLVGALIMAHSDDDGLVLPPTVAPYQVVIVPLANKPEEKELVAKAVKNLEAHLKDHGIRVKVDDDDSKRPGWKFAEWELKGVPVRIVLGARDLQNKVLEVARRDTKTKESVPMEGSLTYIQNLLADIQKSLFERAKAHRAANMHRVDDFARFKEIIDSEAGGFAFAHWDGTRETAEAIKEETKATIRCIPLDGDKEEGVCVYSGKPSTQRVIFAKAY from the coding sequence ATGTCCCAGAAGCTTCCTACCCGCGCCGAAGACTATTCACAGTGGTACATTGAAATCGTAAAACGTGCCGAATTGGCACAAAATTCGCCCACGAGGGGTTGTATGGTCATCCGGCCGTATGGATACAGCATCTGGGAAAAAATGCAGGCGCAGTTGGACGGAATGTTCAAGGAAACAGGACACGTCAATGCCTACTTTCCTTTGTTGATCCCGAAATCGTTCCTCAGCAAGGAGGCACAGCATGTCGAGGGATTTGCCATGGAATGCGCCGTCGTGACCCACCACCGCCTCCGCCGCAACGCGGCTGGCACGGGTGTCGAAGTCGATCCTGAAGCCAAGCTCGAAGAAGAATACATCATCCGCCCAACCTCGGAAACGATCATTTGGGATACCTACCGCGACTGGATTCAATCCTACCGCGACCTGCCGTTGCTCATCAACCAATGGGCCAACGTCATGCGCTGGGAAATGAAACCACGTCTGTTCCTCCGCACCGCCGAATTTCTCTGGCAAGAAGGCCATACCGCCCATGCCACCGCCGAAGAAGCCGTCGAGGAAACCATGAAGATGCTGGACGTCTATACCAAGTTTGCCGAGGAATTCCTCGCCATTCCGGTCATCCGTGGCCTCAAGCCTGAGCACGAGAAGTTTCCAGGCGCCGTCGACACCTACTGTATCGAGGCGATGATGCAGGATGGCAAGGCTTTGCAAGCCGGTACAAGCCACTTCCTCGGGCAAAACTTTGCCAAGGCATTCGACGTCACCTTCCTCGACCAAGCCAACCAACGCGACCACGTTTGGGCGACCTCTTGGGGCGTTTCCACCCGTTTGGTCGGCGCGTTGATCATGGCGCACAGCGATGACGACGGCCTCGTGCTGCCTCCGACCGTGGCACCTTACCAAGTTGTGATCGTTCCATTGGCCAACAAGCCCGAGGAAAAAGAATTGGTCGCCAAAGCCGTCAAAAATCTGGAGGCACACCTCAAGGATCACGGCATCCGCGTCAAGGTCGACGACGATGACAGCAAACGTCCAGGCTGGAAATTTGCCGAATGGGAGCTCAAGGGCGTGCCCGTGCGCATCGTCTTGGGTGCACGTGACCTCCAAAACAAAGTATTGGAAGTCGCCCGCCGCGACACCAAAACCAAGGAAAGCGTCCCGATGGAAGGTTCGCTCACCTATATCCAGAATCTGCTCGCAGACATCCAAAAGAGCCTTTTCGAACGTGCCAAGGCACATCGCGCAGCCAATATGCACCGCGTCGATGACTTCGCACGTTTCAAGGAGATCATCGACAGTGAGGCTGGCGGATTTGCTTTTGCGCACTGGGATGGCACCCGCGAGACAGCCGAGGCGATCAAAGAGGAAACGAAAGCGACGATTCGCTGCATTCCTTTGGACGGCGACAAGGAGGAAGGGGTTTGTGTCTACTCCGGCAAGCCCTCCACGCAGCGGGTCATTTTTGCAAAGGCGTATTGA
- a CDS encoding Nif3-like dinuclear metal center hexameric protein has translation MKIKDIARAIEEFAPASLAESYDNVGLLVGDPNAEATGVLINLDVTEELIDEAVEAGINIIVTHHPIWFTGIKRLIGDNYVSRIILKAIRENVALYACHTNLDNVQDGVNRMIGERMGIENMRILSTKREQLLKLVFYGHAEELAILSDAVFAAGARDLRTTDVGRQGRVECIMPSYRKGAILNALRAAHLGQELVYHVLPTLDTDSETGSGMIGMLPEPISKPDFLAMVKERFGCGAIRYADAGIEKVQRVAWCGGAGSFLISNAISAGADAFITGDITYHKFFDSEGRILLLDIGHFESEQFTSNLLHSYLSETFPTFAVRLSRIVTNPVKYC, from the coding sequence ATGAAAATCAAAGACATCGCGCGGGCTATCGAGGAATTCGCCCCGGCATCGTTGGCGGAATCTTACGACAATGTGGGCCTGCTTGTCGGCGATCCAAATGCCGAGGCGACCGGCGTGCTCATCAACCTTGATGTCACGGAGGAGCTGATCGACGAGGCTGTCGAAGCGGGTATCAATATCATCGTCACGCACCATCCGATTTGGTTCACGGGAATCAAGCGGCTGATCGGAGACAATTATGTGAGCCGGATCATCCTCAAAGCCATTCGTGAAAACGTGGCCTTGTATGCTTGCCATACCAATCTTGACAATGTGCAAGACGGCGTCAACCGCATGATCGGTGAGCGAATGGGCATTGAAAACATGCGCATTCTCAGCACCAAACGCGAGCAATTGCTCAAATTGGTGTTTTATGGCCATGCCGAGGAACTTGCGATCCTCTCCGATGCGGTGTTTGCAGCAGGTGCACGCGACCTTCGCACCACGGATGTGGGTCGGCAAGGACGTGTCGAATGCATCATGCCAAGCTATCGGAAAGGGGCAATTTTGAACGCCTTGCGCGCTGCACATCTTGGCCAAGAGCTTGTTTATCACGTCTTGCCCACCTTGGATACTGACAGTGAAACGGGTTCCGGAATGATCGGAATGCTCCCTGAGCCCATCTCCAAGCCGGATTTTCTGGCAATGGTCAAGGAGCGGTTTGGCTGCGGCGCGATCCGATACGCAGATGCAGGCATCGAAAAGGTACAACGTGTTGCTTGGTGCGGCGGCGCGGGCAGTTTCTTGATTTCGAATGCGATTTCAGCTGGCGCGGACGCTTTTATCACCGGCGACATTACTTATCACAAGTTTTTTGACAGTGAGGGCCGGATTTTGCTGCTCGACATCGGGCATTTCGAATCCGAACAGTTTACTTCAAATCTTTTGCATAGCTATTTGTCAGAAACTTTTCCTACTTTTGCGGTTCGTTTGTCTAGAATAGTCACCAATCCAGTTAAGTACTGCTGA
- a CDS encoding T9SS type A sorting domain-containing protein produces the protein MSRWGYCTNLMAFELIDEMASDPERYMNDLHPHYAPRPSNVPEIYSNWASTMYDYLKSVDPNQHLISVGLGNPGDTILGDLINDKMDFVNIHWYFDYGPPNSTEWMQPGEYSFADVVYQLNLKHNKPVAIMEMGWTAAHVSFDSNYYEMHNLVWAGLFNGSMGLHSVWAHEVEVLGNNALNQYIGVSAYSKILPPLSALNAPHRSFENGLKWEYLMDNVHDQIYGWVQDTSFTFFRLWRGYQHNYLNTWASQDRPPISSNEHFGTFPVTRRGLYRVNWYDTQTGAMYLSTEIASGEDGLKITMPVELRTSTWADAAFTATFISGEPSLFVHPNPSNGNFNVTIKHDSKSRWKYSVYSILGSKVMENEIEVVPENPTFSIDLEDFAAGIYLLTLASGKEQHSKLIVKL, from the coding sequence GTGAGTCGTTGGGGATACTGCACGAATTTGATGGCATTTGAGCTGATCGATGAAATGGCTTCCGATCCCGAACGGTACATGAACGATTTGCATCCGCATTATGCCCCTCGGCCTTCCAATGTTCCAGAGATTTACAGCAACTGGGCATCCACGATGTACGATTACCTCAAAAGTGTGGATCCAAACCAACATCTCATTAGCGTTGGACTTGGGAATCCGGGAGACACGATCCTGGGTGATTTGATCAATGACAAGATGGATTTTGTCAATATCCATTGGTATTTCGACTACGGGCCTCCCAATTCGACGGAATGGATGCAGCCGGGTGAGTACTCATTTGCTGATGTTGTCTATCAATTAAACTTGAAGCACAACAAACCGGTTGCAATTATGGAGATGGGATGGACTGCGGCGCATGTATCATTCGACTCAAATTACTACGAGATGCACAATCTAGTTTGGGCAGGGTTGTTCAATGGCTCGATGGGGCTTCATTCGGTTTGGGCGCATGAAGTCGAGGTATTGGGCAACAATGCGCTGAATCAATACATTGGCGTAAGTGCCTACTCGAAAATATTGCCTCCGTTATCCGCCCTCAATGCACCCCATCGTTCGTTTGAAAACGGCCTGAAATGGGAATACCTGATGGACAACGTCCATGATCAAATCTACGGCTGGGTTCAGGATACAAGTTTCACTTTTTTTAGGTTGTGGAGAGGCTACCAACACAACTACCTCAATACCTGGGCCAGCCAAGATCGCCCGCCAATCAGTTCAAATGAACATTTCGGGACGTTTCCGGTCACACGTAGAGGCCTTTATCGGGTCAATTGGTATGACACGCAGACGGGGGCAATGTATCTTTCGACTGAGATCGCATCAGGGGAAGATGGACTTAAAATCACCATGCCTGTCGAGCTCCGAACCTCAACTTGGGCAGATGCGGCATTCACCGCGACCTTCATTTCCGGCGAGCCCTCCCTCTTCGTTCACCCCAATCCAAGCAATGGCAACTTCAATGTCACGATCAAGCATGATTCAAAATCCCGTTGGAAGTATTCGGTTTACTCCATTTTGGGCAGCAAGGTCATGGAAAACGAAATCGAAGTGGTCCCGGAAAACCCGACCTTTTCAATCGATCTTGAAGACTTTGCTGCGGGCATTTACCTGCTGACACTCGCATCCGGAAAAGAACAGCACTCCAAACTGATCGTAAAACTTTGA